DNA sequence from the Tissierella sp. MB52-C2 genome:
ACTGTTACTTGAGTCTTTCCATCTGGTCTTAGATATTCTAATGTACCATTTTTTCTTACATCTGTTAATCTCTTAGCTAGTTTATGGGCTAAGGATATAGGTAGTGGCATTAATTCCTTAGTTTCATTACAAGCATAACCAAACATCATCCCTTGATCTCCAGCACCTACTTGGTCTAATAAATCTTTAGAATCTATTTTCTGCTCCAATGCCTTATCTACTCCCATGGCAATATCTCCTGATTGCTCATTTATAGAAGTTAGTACTGCACACGTATCTGAGTCAAATCCATACTTTGCTCTAGTATATCCTATTTTTTCTATGGTTTCACGAGCAATCTTAGGAATATCTACATAACATTTTGTAGTGATTTCACCTATTACTAGTATCATTCCTGTAGTCACTGTAGTCTCACAAGCAACTCTTGCATCTGGGTCCTTTTCTAATATTGCATCAAGTATGGAATCAGATATTTGATCACATACTTTATCCGGATGTCCTTCTGTTACTGATTCAGAAGTAAATAACCATTTTTTCATTAAATTCCCTCCCCTTTTAAGTTTGATGTTGCGTTTGACCTACCATCAACTTACTGACGTTCGCTGTGTTAGGTCATTTCCCGCAGTTTCGCAACTCAAATCTATTTACTCACTATGCTCGTATAGATTTGGTGCTCATTGCGTTTGACCTACATCAGTTCACTGTCATTCACTGTGTTAGGTCATAAAAAAAAACCTTCTTAAAGAAAAGGTCTTAGCATTTGCTTTACCTCATCTTTCAGAACTTAGTTCTGCGGGATTTAGCACCTTGTATATAAAATACTGGTTGCTGGGTTTCGTCGGGCCCGTACCCTCCACCTCTCTTGATAAGGAACTATATTTTTTTATCTACATAACATTTTATCATAGTGAAAAATCCTAGTCAACAGTTTAAAATATTGAAACTACACTATAGGATATAATGGCTACAATAAACCCTGATGATACAACACCTAATGATATGGCTAATAAGGATTTCTTAAAATCAAGTTTTAATATAGATGCTATAACAGAGCCTGTCCATGCCCCAGTAGTAGGTATTGGTACAGCAACAAATATAAATAGTCCTATAAGACTATATTTCTTTATGGTACCTGATTTTTTCATAGCTCTTTTTTTTACCCAGCCTATGGTCTTTGAAAAAATCACCGTCTTTTCAAAGAATAACATTATAGGATGAAGTAACTTCAATAAAAACGGAACTATAATTATATTTCCTATTATCCCAAGGATTGTACTATGTATTGGACTAAGTCCTAAAGATATACCTAAAGGTATAGCTCCTCTTACTTCTATTATAGGCAACATAGAAAAAAGAATTACCATAATCTCTATTCTTAATTCTTCTATTAAATCTAGCATAAATATTCCTCCAAATGTTCCGATATATATATTATACCTTTATTGACCGAAGTTTTTCAATGAATAAATTATCATTTCTATGAAATTTATGATTTGTCTATGGTAATATGATGTATATATGGGATATACTTCCTAAAAATTAATTACAAAAATGACATGGGAGATGGTTACATGAAAAAATTAAAGATTAAGGTGCCAAATTTAAAAAAATTCAAATCTAGTAAATTAAAAAATGAAAAAAGTAAAAGTGTCAGGACAATTAAATTCAAATTAATTGTAGTCCCTCTAGTATTTCTATTTACGACAATATTGGTAATTGAATTAAGTACATCCTATTTATTTAAGAAAAATATATTAAACGCAAAGAAAAACAATGGGTTCCAATTGGCAGATCAAGTGATTAATAGAATGAACGATAATGAAAGCTCCATTACAACTATTACTGAAGTATTGGAGAATAATATGAAAGCTACAGCTAACTCAGTAATAAAATATCAAGATAGTTTAAGTAATGAAGTCCTAGATAATATTAAGGATAGTTCAATTATAGACAATATCTATTGGTATAATGAAAATATGGAAATGATATATTCCACAGTTCGTGAAGATATTGGATGGCGTGTACCTCCTAATCACCCACTGGATACCTTTATGAAAAGTACTGAAATTCAAATGATAGAGGAAATCAGACAAGATGCGGCATCTGAAAATGGCTCTTACTATAAATTTGGAGCAGTAAAGGGAAAAAATGGTGAATTTGTCCAAGTTGCTATTTCTGCCAATAGCATTCACGATTTAACTGAAAAATTTGAATATCAAAAACTTGTAAACGATTTATCTAAGTCTGCTGATATAGCATACGCAGGATTTATAGATCCTAATAATAAAATAATAGCCCATAGTAATAATGAAAAAATTGGTACAGAAATAAGTGACGCAAATATTATTGAAGCGATCAGTGAAAGAAAAGGATATTCCTCCATTATCAATAATGGAGAAGAAGTATATGAATTTGTAGTCCCTGCAAATATAAATGGAAGATTTTTAGGTGCTTTAAATATAGCTTTATCTATGGAAGATACTAATGCTGCAATTAATAGAAATATGATTATTGTTTTTATAATAGGTCTTACTTCTTTTATTATATTGGGAACCATATTATTTATCACATCTAGAACCATTGCCAGTAGTCTAAACATAGCAAAGAATCATTTAAATGTAATGGCATCTGGAGATTTTACTCATATACTTTCTCATAAATTCCTGAGTCAAAGAGATGAGTTTGGAGAGATTTCTAATTCCTTAGGAAATCTACAGAGCTTTATTAAAAAGATTATTGGTGATATGTATGGTGCATCTAGTGATTTAAAACTTGCATCAGAAAAATTAGCTTCTACCAGTGCCCAAACAACAATGGTGTCTCAAGAAATTGCCAATACCGTTCAAGAAATAGCACATGGAGCTTACGACCAAGCTCGAGATACAGAAAAAGGTGCTATGACTATAAATGTATTGGGAGAGCTCATAGAAAAAAATCAACAATACGTTGAGGAACTAAATAAAACTACAGATGAAGTTAGGGCCTTAAAGGATGAAGGCAGCGAAATAGTTAAAGAATTAGTAGAAAAAACTAAAATAAATCAAGATTCGGTAGAAGAAATAAATCGAATCATTTTAAATACAAATAATAGTACAGAAAAAATTCACAAAGCTAGTTATATGATCCAAAATATAGCTAGGGAAACAAATCTTTTAGCTCTTAATGCTGCTATTGAAGCCGCTCGTGCTGGTGAACATGGTAGAGGCTTTGCAGTTGTTGCAGATGAAATCCGTAAACTAGCTGAAAACTCCAATGAATTTACTAAGGAAATAGTAAATATAATAGAAGATTTGACACAGGAAACAGAATATGCTGTAAATAATATTGAAAAAGTAAGAGAAGCTACAGAGTTACAAAGGGTAAGTGTAGAAAATACTAATGATAAATTTGAAGGTATCGCAGATGCCATTGAAAAAATTGGAATGGCCATTGAATATGTGATTTCTTCTGGTGACGAAATGAATAGTAAAAAAGAAGACATAATAAATATTATTGAAAATCTATCTGCTATTTCAGAAGAAAATGCTGCGGGTACTCAGGAAACTTCCGCATCTGTTGAAGAACAAATTTCTGCCATGGCAGAAATTGAACTTGCATCAAAGGATTTACTAAATTTATCAGAGGAAATGTATAAAGAAATATCAAAATTTAAATATTAACTCTAAGAACAGGACAGAAAATATAAGATTTTTTGTCCTGTTTTAAATTTTATTTTACTATTTATCAAATTTATAGAGATTTATTCAGATATATATAGATATACTCCGAATTACCAACGTAATCCTTAATACTCATTGAATATCTATGTTTTCTCCTATATATGGCCTATTTTAACCTATTGCATTTTTATCCAATCCATCGTATACTATAATAGTCGAACGAGAGACAACAAGACAAAAGCAGTTAAACAAATGTCGGGGTGTAGCGCAGTTTGGTAGCGCACGTGGTTTGGGACCATGGGGCCGGGGGTTCAAATCCTCTCACCCCGACCATCAAAAGATTGATCTATAGGAAATCCTATAGATCTTTTTTTTAATTTTTGAGACAAAATTAAAAAGTAAGGTCCGTAATGGTTCTGAGCAATATGTTTGTTTATAAAAATCCATTACGGACCTTATAAATTAAAAACATATTTTTTCGAAATCTATTTACGAACCTCACACTTATACTACAAATTTGGTAAAATATCACTCCACATAGAAATTCGAGCCAGCTTCTTCTTTCATTTCTAAGATAAAGAAAAGTCCTGCTCTATCTTTGGAGTTATATTGTGTAACATCCTCAGACATATGACCCGAACTCATTTGCAACAAATACTGAATAGTTATTTTTTCAGAACCTGAATAAGCAATATCCTTATATTCCGGAAAAAAATCCAACACATAATCTGACAACTGGAAGCGGCCTTCACTTTCTGCAATACCGACTCCAATAGATACAAAGGTTTTCGATGCAGAATAGAGATTTTCTCTATTATTGCTTCGGAATCGATGCTCTGCCAAAGTTTATCCATTCTGATAAACATGAATGCCATATACACCCAACTTTTTTTCAATCACAGAAAGTCGAAAATCTGATAACAGTCCCATTTTAACTCCCCTTATAAGTAAAATATAAATTTTCTTATCTACATATCTTTTCATTTTTACGAATTACTTATATAGAAATTATACCATATATATTATATTTACTATGATATATATGATATAATAAACATTTCACTTTCCTATTTAGTATTATAAGAGTTAAATTTTTGTTTAATTCTTTTTTGTCTCTTGGTCAATAGTCATTTGTTCCTAACTTGTAACATAATTGTAACCCAATTGATATATTTAACCTATATAATAATACTTGAGACAAGCAATCTTAGGTAGATTAGGTAAAAAAGGTAAATTATAACGAGGTGATTTAATGAGAAAAAATATTAAGAAAGTTTTTGTATCTATTTTAGCTGCTACAACTATATTTACTTCAACTGGTCCAGCTCTTGCTGCTAAAATTACTGTAAATATGCCATACTCCATATATGAAAATGTTGAGAAAACCAATATTTCTTCTGGAGTAGTTTATGAAAAGATAATGCGTTTCACTACTTCTGGATGGTGGAATATAAACGTACTTAGAGTTAATTTATTAGACCCTTATACTGAACTCAAAGGTCTATTTAATCCAAATGGTATTCCAAGCAGGGACAAGGTCAGTTCCTTAGTGGAGAAGCACGATGCTGTAGCTGGAATAAATGGAGACTATTTCAACTATACTCCACTGCCATCTTCCCTGGGAACTTTAATTAATGATGGTACTATAATATCTTCTCCCATAGAAAGGGACTATGCCCTTCCTAGCTTTTTTGTAGATTTTTTAAATAATGCTAAGATAGACTATATGGATAGAAGTATGGTAGCTACTAATTTATCTAGTGGAAAGAAAGTTATTATAAATGCAATAAATAAGATAACTACTAACTTTGATGTTTTAACTCTTTTAGATAAAAACTGGGGTGCTAAATCCATAGGAAATAAATTTCATTCAGATTTAGTAGAGGTTGTAGTAGAGGATAATGTAGTAACAGATGTGAGAATTGGCAAAGAGGCAGTTAACATACCTCAAAACGGATATGTTTTAGCTGTAAGAGGAGAAGAAAGAATGCAAGGATTAGATCAATTTGCCATAGGAGATTCTATAGATCTTCAATTATCAACTTCCCCAAGCACTGACGAGATTAAGTTTGCCATCGGTGGTGGAAGTATTATACTTAAAGACGGAGAATTATCCCTTACAAATATTAACTCTCAAGGAAATGCTCCTAGGACTGGAATCGGTATTAGTCAAGATGGAAAGGAAATTATTTTAGTAACTATAGATGGAAGAGATAACTCCTTTAAAGGAGTTAGTCAAGAAATGTTTGGCGCAATCCTAAGGGAATTAGGGGCATATAATGGTCTAAACTTAGATGGCGGCGGTTCAACTACTATGGCAATAAAGCCAATAGATGAGAAAAAGGCTACTGTAGTAAATAAACCATCTGAAGGCACTGAAAGACTTGTAGTAAATGGAGTTGGAGTATTTTCCAACGCTCCAGTAGGAGAATTATCCTATATTAAGGTATCAACAGATGATTCTAATATGTTTTTAAACACTTCAAGGAATTTTACAGTAAAAGGATATGACGAGTATCATAATCCAGTTGCATTAGATGAATCTAAATTAGTCTTTTCCCATGAGGGTATAGAAGGAATTATAGAAGGCAATAGCTTTAAGGCTCTTTCAGAAGGCAAAGCTACTATTACTGCTAACTATGATGGTATAATTGCTTCTACTGAAGTTAAAGTATTAGGACCTGTTAAAGATTTAAGTACTGATTTATCTAATTTTTATGTAGATTTGAATAGCGAAAAAGCTCTACCTGCTTTTAGCGGTAGAGATGCCCATGGATATCAAGCTAAAGTTTATTCTAAAGATATTGAATTTACAACTATAAACGATATCGGCACTGTAACTAATGGAGTGTTCCATAGTGGAGATAAATCTCTGGCTGGAGTTTTAACTGCTAAGCTAGGAGATGGAGTTAGAAACATTGTAGTAACTATAGGTAGTGATGGTAAATTAATTGAAGGCTTCGAAAATATCAATAATATAAAGTTTACACCTCAGCCTAGTACAGTGAGTGGTAGTATAAATTTAAGTCAAGAGGCAAAGGAAGGTAAATCCTCTGTAGCTTTAAAATATGATTTCTCTGGAGACACTGGTACTAGAGCAGCATACCTTAACTTCATGGCAGGAGAAAAAGCTGGACTAGCTGTAAATGGTATGCCAAAGAAATTTGGCCTATGGGTTAAAGGTGATGGCAGTGGTACATGGTTAAGAGGCACTATAAAGGATAATAAAGGTGAGACTCATACTATAGATTTTACGAAAAACATAGACTTTGATGATTGGAGATTTGTAGAGGCAGCTATTCCATCCAACGTTTCCTATCCTATAGTTTTAGAAAAAATTTATCCTGTGGAAACAGATGGGCTGAAGAAACCAGCAGGAGAAATATTACTTGATGGACTAACAGCTTTCTATCCACCAGCTTTAGGTAATGTAGTATTACCTACACCTAGTTCATTAAAGGATGATAAAAATGTTAAATCTAATGTTGAAAATGAAGGCTTTACTTTTGCCGTAGCAGCAGAACCAAAGAAATTAAATGATCTTGTGAAATATGATGCTAGTTCAAAAATTAAAGCTAGAATAAATAAAAGTAAAATAGCTGTTTTCTTAAATAGTGTATCAAATGAATTTGCAAATGGATTAAATAACTATGCAAGAATAGATGCATCAAGTGGCTATAAAAAAAATAAACATAAAGATCTTGTTTTCATAAGTGTAAATACTGATAAGAAAGGTATTAGAGCAACTAATTCTAATCAGTGGAATAATTTGAAAAATGATTTAGCCAATATACAGGAAAGTAATATTGTTCTATTCTTAACTACTCCAGTGTTTGGAAGTAATGGATTTACAGATAAATTAGAAGCAGATTTACTTCATAAATATTTAGTAGAAGCTAGAGAAAGAGATAAAAGTATATTTGTAGTCCATGGTGGAAGTTCCAATACTTCAGATTTAAAAGATGGTATAAGATATATTGAATTAAATACAAAAACACCAGCAAAAGCTGATGATATATATGATTTAGGTATTGTAGAGTTTGTAGTAAATGGTTCAAAAGCCACTTATACAATTTCCCCCTTATTTGAAAGACCAGGAGTAAAGGTGAAGTAAAAATAACTCCGATTTCTGAAGCCAGGCTTCAGAAATCGGAGTTATTCCTTATTTATCTACAACTCAATATTTCCTTTTTTAAACTGCTCATAGAGCATCTTTGCTATACCTATACCATTATCCCCGTTAGACATTTCTTTAGACAATTCTTCTAAGTACATTTCCTCAAATACTCGAGTTCCTTGAGATTTTTCTATGAATCCATCATCTGGAATAGATTTTTTCATTTCCTTTAACATCATATAGGTAAATATGCTTTCAAACTCCTTGCATACATCCATTAATTCCTTATCTTCACTATTAGCTTTCAGGTTTTCTGCCCTTTGTTTAATTGCTGAAGGGTCTTTACCTACATTTATAATATTATTATTTGGTAATATATTCATTTAATCACCTATTATCTCTTTAAGTTATTTGCCATTTGCATCATTTCATCAGCAGTAGATATAGTCTTAGAATTTATTTCATATGCTCTTTGAGCTGTAATCAACTTTACCATTTCATCTACTACTTGAACATTTGATACTTCTAGATATCCTTGAACTACTTTTGTGTTCATTTCTTCTGCTTCCAGTAGAGTTTCTTCTCCTGAAGCACCTGTTGCTCTATAAAGGTTCTGTCCTTCAGATTGAAGCCCTTCTGGATTCATAAAGTTTACTAACATTAATCTTCCTAGTTCAACATTTTCATCATCTTCATCTAGTCCATAGATATATCCTAATTCATCAACAGTTATATCCTTTAATCCTGAATCAAAAGTAATTAAATCTTCATCTTCACTAAGTACAAAATATCCATCTGAAGTAACTAAAGTAGCTTCATCTCCATCTATACTTAGTTTAAATCCACCATCTCTAGTATATCTTATATCTTCATTTGGCATCATTATTGAGAAGAACCCCTCGCCATTTAATGCAAAATCAAAGGTAT
Encoded proteins:
- a CDS encoding phosphodiester glycosidase family protein gives rise to the protein MRKNIKKVFVSILAATTIFTSTGPALAAKITVNMPYSIYENVEKTNISSGVVYEKIMRFTTSGWWNINVLRVNLLDPYTELKGLFNPNGIPSRDKVSSLVEKHDAVAGINGDYFNYTPLPSSLGTLINDGTIISSPIERDYALPSFFVDFLNNAKIDYMDRSMVATNLSSGKKVIINAINKITTNFDVLTLLDKNWGAKSIGNKFHSDLVEVVVEDNVVTDVRIGKEAVNIPQNGYVLAVRGEERMQGLDQFAIGDSIDLQLSTSPSTDEIKFAIGGGSIILKDGELSLTNINSQGNAPRTGIGISQDGKEIILVTIDGRDNSFKGVSQEMFGAILRELGAYNGLNLDGGGSTTMAIKPIDEKKATVVNKPSEGTERLVVNGVGVFSNAPVGELSYIKVSTDDSNMFLNTSRNFTVKGYDEYHNPVALDESKLVFSHEGIEGIIEGNSFKALSEGKATITANYDGIIASTEVKVLGPVKDLSTDLSNFYVDLNSEKALPAFSGRDAHGYQAKVYSKDIEFTTINDIGTVTNGVFHSGDKSLAGVLTAKLGDGVRNIVVTIGSDGKLIEGFENINNIKFTPQPSTVSGSINLSQEAKEGKSSVALKYDFSGDTGTRAAYLNFMAGEKAGLAVNGMPKKFGLWVKGDGSGTWLRGTIKDNKGETHTIDFTKNIDFDDWRFVEAAIPSNVSYPIVLEKIYPVETDGLKKPAGEILLDGLTAFYPPALGNVVLPTPSSLKDDKNVKSNVENEGFTFAVAAEPKKLNDLVKYDASSKIKARINKSKIAVFLNSVSNEFANGLNNYARIDASSGYKKNKHKDLVFISVNTDKKGIRATNSNQWNNLKNDLANIQESNIVLFLTTPVFGSNGFTDKLEADLLHKYLVEARERDKSIFVVHGGSSNTSDLKDGIRYIELNTKTPAKADDIYDLGIVEFVVNGSKATYTISPLFERPGVKVK
- a CDS encoding small multi-drug export protein, with the translated sequence MLDLIEELRIEIMVILFSMLPIIEVRGAIPLGISLGLSPIHSTILGIIGNIIIVPFLLKLLHPIMLFFEKTVIFSKTIGWVKKRAMKKSGTIKKYSLIGLFIFVAVPIPTTGAWTGSVIASILKLDFKKSLLAISLGVVSSGFIVAIISYSVVSIF
- a CDS encoding rod-binding protein, which codes for MNILPNNNIINVGKDPSAIKQRAENLKANSEDKELMDVCKEFESIFTYMMLKEMKKSIPDDGFIEKSQGTRVFEEMYLEELSKEMSNGDNGIGIAKMLYEQFKKGNIEL
- a CDS encoding methyl-accepting chemotaxis protein yields the protein MKKLKIKVPNLKKFKSSKLKNEKSKSVRTIKFKLIVVPLVFLFTTILVIELSTSYLFKKNILNAKKNNGFQLADQVINRMNDNESSITTITEVLENNMKATANSVIKYQDSLSNEVLDNIKDSSIIDNIYWYNENMEMIYSTVREDIGWRVPPNHPLDTFMKSTEIQMIEEIRQDAASENGSYYKFGAVKGKNGEFVQVAISANSIHDLTEKFEYQKLVNDLSKSADIAYAGFIDPNNKIIAHSNNEKIGTEISDANIIEAISERKGYSSIINNGEEVYEFVVPANINGRFLGALNIALSMEDTNAAINRNMIIVFIIGLTSFIILGTILFITSRTIASSLNIAKNHLNVMASGDFTHILSHKFLSQRDEFGEISNSLGNLQSFIKKIIGDMYGASSDLKLASEKLASTSAQTTMVSQEIANTVQEIAHGAYDQARDTEKGAMTINVLGELIEKNQQYVEELNKTTDEVRALKDEGSEIVKELVEKTKINQDSVEEINRIILNTNNSTEKIHKASYMIQNIARETNLLALNAAIEAARAGEHGRGFAVVADEIRKLAENSNEFTKEIVNIIEDLTQETEYAVNNIEKVREATELQRVSVENTNDKFEGIADAIEKIGMAIEYVISSGDEMNSKKEDIINIIENLSAISEENAAGTQETSASVEEQISAMAEIELASKDLLNLSEEMYKEISKFKY
- the flgG gene encoding flagellar basal-body rod protein FlgG; translated protein: MRSLWTAATGMKAQQFNIDTISNNLANVNTTSYKVQRAEFKDLFYANIKRANVNDEGGRPVNLEVGHGVMPVATKRDFRTGSLMPTENTFDFALNGEGFFSIMMPNEDIRYTRDGGFKLSIDGDEATLVTSDGYFVLSEDEDLITFDSGLKDITVDELGYIYGLDEDDENVELGRLMLVNFMNPEGLQSEGQNLYRATGASGEETLLEAEEMNTKVVQGYLEVSNVQVVDEMVKLITAQRAYEINSKTISTADEMMQMANNLKR
- a CDS encoding serine hydrolase — translated: MAEHRFRSNNRENLYSASKTFVSIGVGIAESEGRFQLSDYVLDFFPEYKDIAYSGSEKITIQYLLQMSSGHMSEDVTQYNSKDRAGLFFILEMKEEAGSNFYVE